Proteins encoded in a region of the Pseudomonas denitrificans (nom. rej.) genome:
- a CDS encoding DNA-binding protein, with product MNMFATTGGVVELWVIQTDTFTSKTSGEVFASVQAISPIPEGARGNAKGFEITQYDIEPTLLDAIVFEGSPVLCKFATVVRPTKDRFGNTKNTQVLTELLATGKDVHTPAPSRQPQPQAQAQRPTQPPASDKPAAEKPSDSSKS from the coding sequence ATGAACATGTTTGCAACCACTGGCGGAGTCGTTGAGCTGTGGGTCATCCAGACCGATACCTTCACCTCCAAAACCTCCGGCGAAGTCTTCGCCAGTGTTCAGGCCATTTCCCCAATCCCCGAGGGCGCTCGCGGCAATGCCAAGGGCTTCGAGATCACCCAGTACGACATTGAGCCGACCCTACTCGATGCCATCGTCTTCGAAGGCTCCCCGGTGCTGTGCAAGTTCGCCACCGTAGTCCGTCCGACGAAAGACCGCTTCGGCAACACCAAAAACACCCAGGTCCTGACCGAACTGCTCGCCACCGGCAAAGACGTGCACACCCCGGCACCGAGCCGCCAGCCGCAACCCCAGGCACAAGCCCAGCGCCCGACTCAGCCGCCGGCCAGCGACAAGCCCGCCGCTGAGAAACCCTCCGACAGCAGCAAGTCC
- the pflM gene encoding lysogeny maintenance protein PflM: protein MNLIRAYLGRPHTPDCDCSVCWSRRELAKPAASQFTPCTECRPTRVFTVVTTMAKVAGVWRSIHSTYRVEPGSTCAKHMPALRPPKYWHVIYDSGRPTPFVPVREPFELEG, encoded by the coding sequence ATGAACCTAATCCGTGCGTACCTGGGCAGACCGCATACTCCGGACTGCGACTGCTCTGTCTGCTGGTCCCGTCGCGAACTGGCGAAGCCCGCAGCCTCCCAGTTCACACCCTGCACCGAGTGCCGCCCTACGCGAGTCTTCACGGTCGTTACTACGATGGCCAAGGTCGCGGGAGTGTGGCGCTCGATCCACTCGACGTACCGGGTGGAGCCGGGCTCTACCTGCGCGAAACACATGCCCGCGCTCCGTCCCCCGAAGTACTGGCACGTTATCTACGACAGCGGCAGGCCAACGCCCTTCGTCCCCGTGCGCGAACCATTCGAGCTGGAGGGCTGA
- a CDS encoding DNA-binding protein has protein sequence MIKDRLITLFDKERTSVWFEKETGIDRYRWGNVRNGKARITDAEIEAVIAIFPQYALWLVTGQVAPEIGQTSPAYDEAHRKLAGQDAG, from the coding sequence ATGATAAAAGACCGCCTTATAACCTTATTCGACAAGGAGCGGACGAGCGTCTGGTTCGAGAAGGAAACCGGCATCGATCGTTACCGGTGGGGGAATGTGCGCAATGGCAAAGCGCGGATAACAGATGCCGAGATCGAGGCCGTGATAGCCATTTTCCCCCAGTACGCCCTGTGGCTGGTTACTGGACAGGTGGCTCCTGAGATTGGTCAAACCAGCCCTGCCTACGATGAGGCTCACCGAAAATTGGCCGGACAAGACGCGGGATAG
- a CDS encoding NACHT domain-containing protein has translation MSASWKKMEGYTRDLASVMWGRPVGPERIDGVNFDAVVRVSDDEIVLIEITEEFSLEKVRGDVSKIQAVKVRYALEGVFAKAYIVLPKEPTPGMLDIARPAKINVVSLESFSKEAFDYSSYANMRRKVEFGSSIDPLTGKSDSAEYIVVEYTDESERKSFNIQAIAERLRRGEKIILLGDYGTGKSRCTREVFNYLVEGFSYSDNFVFAINLREHWGAASAIEIIAGHLKRLGLSGSVDRAMQLLVSGKIILILDGFDEVGSQTFGGTQDRRESIRKYALQGIRELIASSSAGVLVTGRPHYFNSNKEMFESLGVSSRPGSFELMKCHSEFSVDQARNYLANIGLVSDVPKWLPRKPLMFLILAQIERGEAEKILSNSSGEIGFWGQFIDTVCIREAGFHKSIDPLSVRDVLTNLVRITRRGDRELGRLTPSDINSAYEQATGMAPDEAGQLMLSRLCTLGRIEPESPDRQFVDPYIVQLLFAEILANDISERNFEILTEKWRQPLKEIGLFFLAQWVDMYSLERDALSVIHRAASSMNGQVVGELISSLLLIEGEELDFGGLHVKDADVALLSLGVRRAKNIFWDDCIFGVVAFDGCLANKESHFSILRPYIAMATGLTSIDALPEWVIDFTVENTQSASNSARIKSSNLPPSQKLFLSIIQKIFFQRGGGRRESSLFKGGFGQQYDRGLIEKILSILVNDGFVEKSKDVSGFIYNPRREYTAKMRLIKDQLGLSKDPLWEKISKL, from the coding sequence GTGAGTGCGAGCTGGAAAAAAATGGAAGGCTATACACGGGATTTAGCCTCAGTAATGTGGGGGCGCCCTGTTGGTCCTGAACGCATTGACGGCGTTAACTTCGATGCCGTGGTTAGGGTCTCGGATGATGAGATAGTTCTCATCGAGATTACCGAAGAGTTCAGTTTGGAAAAAGTGAGGGGAGATGTCTCTAAGATTCAGGCGGTTAAAGTTAGGTATGCCCTGGAGGGGGTTTTCGCCAAGGCTTATATCGTCCTGCCAAAAGAACCAACCCCCGGAATGTTGGATATAGCCCGTCCAGCTAAAATTAATGTCGTGTCCTTGGAAAGCTTTTCAAAAGAGGCTTTTGATTATTCTTCCTACGCTAATATGCGTAGAAAGGTGGAATTTGGCAGTTCAATTGATCCGTTGACGGGGAAGTCTGACTCCGCAGAGTATATTGTAGTTGAATATACTGATGAGTCTGAGCGTAAAAGCTTCAATATTCAGGCAATCGCCGAGAGGTTGAGGCGCGGTGAGAAGATCATATTGCTGGGTGATTATGGAACCGGGAAAAGTCGTTGCACTAGAGAGGTTTTTAATTATCTAGTTGAAGGGTTTTCCTATAGCGATAATTTTGTTTTTGCAATTAACCTCAGAGAGCATTGGGGAGCCGCCAGTGCGATTGAAATAATTGCGGGTCATCTCAAAAGGTTAGGCCTATCAGGTTCAGTTGATCGAGCAATGCAGCTCTTGGTATCAGGTAAAATAATACTGATACTCGATGGTTTCGATGAGGTAGGCTCACAGACCTTTGGCGGGACTCAAGACCGAAGAGAATCGATCAGGAAATACGCGTTGCAGGGGATTAGAGAGCTGATAGCCTCAAGTTCTGCAGGGGTATTGGTCACCGGGCGTCCGCACTATTTTAATAGTAATAAGGAGATGTTTGAGAGTTTAGGTGTGTCTTCGCGGCCTGGCTCGTTTGAGTTGATGAAGTGTCACTCTGAGTTTAGTGTTGATCAGGCAAGAAATTATCTTGCTAATATTGGGCTGGTGTCGGATGTTCCAAAGTGGCTCCCGCGTAAGCCTCTTATGTTCCTTATATTGGCTCAAATTGAAAGAGGTGAGGCGGAAAAAATACTTTCTAACTCATCCGGTGAGATCGGGTTCTGGGGGCAGTTCATTGATACCGTGTGTATTCGTGAGGCTGGATTCCACAAGTCTATCGATCCACTTTCTGTTCGAGATGTTTTGACGAATTTGGTAAGAATTACTCGGAGAGGGGATCGCGAATTAGGACGGTTAACTCCGAGCGACATTAATTCTGCCTATGAACAGGCTACCGGGATGGCGCCGGATGAAGCTGGACAGCTGATGCTCAGCCGGCTTTGCACTCTTGGGAGAATCGAGCCAGAGTCGCCAGATCGACAATTTGTTGATCCATATATTGTGCAGTTACTTTTTGCTGAAATATTAGCGAATGATATATCTGAGCGAAATTTCGAAATCCTGACTGAGAAATGGCGGCAGCCTTTGAAAGAAATAGGGTTGTTCTTCTTGGCTCAGTGGGTTGATATGTACTCATTGGAGCGAGATGCCCTGTCGGTTATTCATAGGGCAGCTTCCTCGATGAATGGGCAGGTGGTAGGAGAACTTATTTCTTCGTTGTTGTTAATTGAGGGTGAGGAACTCGACTTTGGCGGTTTGCATGTTAAAGACGCAGATGTAGCACTTCTGAGTTTGGGTGTGAGAAGGGCGAAAAATATATTTTGGGATGATTGTATATTTGGCGTGGTTGCATTTGATGGGTGTCTTGCTAATAAGGAGTCACATTTCTCGATCCTCCGGCCATACATAGCCATGGCGACTGGTCTTACTTCTATCGATGCACTTCCTGAGTGGGTTATTGATTTTACGGTTGAAAATACTCAGAGTGCTTCAAATTCTGCCAGGATCAAATCTAGCAATCTTCCTCCGTCGCAAAAGCTCTTCCTGTCGATTATTCAGAAGATATTTTTCCAGCGAGGCGGTGGGAGACGAGAAAGCTCTCTTTTTAAAGGCGGCTTTGGTCAGCAGTATGATAGAGGATTGATTGAAAAAATTTTAAGTATACTTGTAAATGATGGGTTTGTAGAGAAAAGTAAGGATGTTTCCGGATTTATCTATAATCCGCGAAGAGAATACACGGCTAAAATGCGCCTTATAAAAGATCAGTTAGGACTTAGCAAGGATCCTCTGTGGGAGAAAATATCTAAGTTATAG
- a CDS encoding SOS response-associated peptidase: MCGRYVSPQEAAIERYWHIGARTPPRWLQACYNVAPTMTVPILRRDENGQLELLPARWGLIPTWWKESTPPRFSFNARSEEAAGKPLWREALRSTRCLMPALGWYEWNEKETVRNPAGRQVHQPYFIHSPTDPIIAIAGLWSLWTKPNGEPVLSCALLTKSAAPSIEDIHNRMPVVLAPENFEEWLSATTRSEALGELVLYSREDFVGDRVSLRVNDARNDSVELIDEAE, translated from the coding sequence ATGTGCGGACGCTACGTCAGCCCCCAAGAAGCAGCCATCGAACGCTACTGGCACATCGGCGCGCGCACGCCACCGCGCTGGCTGCAGGCCTGCTACAACGTCGCCCCGACCATGACCGTGCCCATCCTGCGCCGCGACGAAAACGGCCAGCTCGAACTGTTGCCCGCCCGCTGGGGCCTGATTCCTACCTGGTGGAAGGAGTCCACCCCGCCGCGCTTCTCCTTCAACGCGCGCAGCGAAGAAGCCGCTGGCAAACCTCTCTGGCGCGAAGCCTTACGCAGCACCCGCTGCCTCATGCCTGCGCTGGGCTGGTACGAATGGAACGAGAAGGAAACCGTACGCAACCCTGCCGGCCGCCAGGTGCACCAGCCGTATTTCATCCACAGCCCCACCGACCCCATCATCGCCATCGCCGGCCTCTGGTCCCTGTGGACAAAACCCAACGGCGAGCCCGTCCTGTCCTGCGCGCTGCTGACCAAATCCGCCGCTCCGAGCATTGAGGACATCCACAACCGCATGCCCGTGGTGCTGGCGCCGGAGAACTTCGAGGAGTGGCTGTCTGCTACCACGCGCAGTGAAGCGCTGGGCGAGTTGGTTCTCTATTCGCGTGAGGACTTCGTGGGGGATCGCGTGTCGTTGCGGGTGAACGATGCGAGGAATGATTCGGTGGAGTTGATTGACGAGGCCGAGTAA
- a CDS encoding isocitrate/isopropylmalate dehydrogenase family protein codes for MSQRLCVIPGDGIGREVVPVAVEVLQRLLPGLQVEEAEAGWDCFQRHGTSVPEITYERLRACGAGLFGAVSSPSHKVEGYRSAILSLRQTLALNLNLRPVRSRPVVSPRAGIDLLILRENSEGLYSGREHWEAEGVAIAERVISHAACERLATGAAELARLRHARRITLVHKANVLPLTCGLFRDTCRDLLAEDGWSDVLDERLVDVAALQLVERPEAFDLIVTTNLFGDILSDLASHWGGGLGMAPSLNLGQGIALAEPVHGSAPDIAGSGRANPLATILSAGMLLRHHWQLPELADRLDGAVDAFLREEGRVDFGGETTRVIGKGVLERLG; via the coding sequence TTGAGCCAACGCCTGTGCGTCATCCCCGGTGACGGCATCGGCCGCGAGGTCGTGCCCGTCGCCGTGGAGGTGCTGCAGCGCCTGCTGCCCGGTCTGCAGGTAGAAGAAGCCGAAGCCGGCTGGGACTGCTTCCAGCGCCACGGCACCTCGGTTCCCGAAATTACCTATGAACGCCTTCGAGCCTGCGGCGCCGGGCTGTTCGGCGCGGTTTCCTCGCCCAGTCACAAGGTCGAGGGCTACCGCAGCGCCATCCTCAGTTTGCGCCAGACGCTGGCGCTGAACCTCAACCTGCGCCCCGTGCGTTCTCGCCCGGTCGTCTCACCGCGCGCTGGCATCGACCTGCTGATCCTGCGGGAAAACAGCGAAGGCCTCTACAGCGGCCGCGAGCATTGGGAAGCCGAAGGCGTCGCCATCGCTGAGCGGGTTATCAGCCACGCCGCCTGCGAACGCCTTGCCACGGGCGCCGCCGAACTCGCCCGCCTGCGCCACGCCCGGCGCATTACCCTCGTGCACAAGGCCAACGTCCTGCCGCTTACCTGCGGCCTGTTCCGCGACACCTGCCGCGACCTGCTCGCCGAAGACGGCTGGAGCGACGTGCTCGACGAACGCCTGGTCGACGTCGCCGCCCTGCAACTGGTCGAGCGCCCGGAAGCCTTCGACCTGATCGTCACCACCAACCTCTTCGGCGACATCCTCTCCGACCTTGCCAGCCACTGGGGCGGCGGCCTCGGCATGGCCCCGTCGCTCAACCTCGGCCAGGGCATCGCCCTGGCCGAACCCGTCCACGGCAGCGCCCCCGACATCGCCGGCTCCGGCCGCGCCAACCCGCTGGCCACCATCCTCAGCGCTGGCATGCTGCTGCGCCACCACTGGCAACTGCCCGAACTGGCCGACCGGCTCGATGGAGCGGTGGATGCATTCCTGCGGGAGGAGGGCAGGGTGGACTTCGGGGGCGAGACGACGCGGGTGATCGGAAAGGGTGTGCTGGAGCGCCTGGGCTAA
- the can gene encoding carbonate dehydratase, giving the protein MSDLQELFDNNARWAEAIKQEDPDFFAKLARQQTPEYLWIGCSDARVPSNQIVGLLPGDLFVHRNVANVVLHTDLNCLSVIQFAVDVLKVKHILVTGHYGCGGVRAALHHSQLGLIDGWLRTIRDLAYEYRDHLAQFEKEEERVDRLCELNVIQQVANVSHTSIVQNAWHRGQKISVHGCIYGIKDGIWKDLNVTVSGLDQLPPQYRLRPLGQS; this is encoded by the coding sequence ATGAGCGATCTGCAGGAACTGTTCGACAACAACGCCCGCTGGGCCGAAGCCATCAAGCAGGAAGACCCCGACTTCTTCGCCAAACTGGCTCGCCAGCAGACCCCCGAATACCTGTGGATCGGCTGCTCCGATGCACGCGTACCGTCCAACCAGATCGTCGGCCTGCTGCCCGGCGACCTGTTCGTCCACCGCAACGTCGCCAACGTCGTGCTGCACACCGACCTCAACTGCCTGTCGGTCATCCAGTTCGCCGTCGACGTACTCAAGGTCAAGCACATCCTGGTCACCGGCCACTATGGCTGCGGTGGCGTGCGCGCTGCGCTGCACCACAGCCAGCTCGGCCTGATCGACGGCTGGCTGCGCACCATCCGCGACCTCGCCTACGAATACCGCGACCACCTGGCGCAGTTCGAGAAGGAAGAAGAGCGCGTCGACCGCCTCTGCGAGCTCAACGTCATCCAGCAGGTCGCCAACGTCAGCCACACCAGCATCGTCCAGAACGCCTGGCACCGCGGCCAGAAGATCTCTGTGCACGGCTGCATCTACGGCATCAAGGACGGCATCTGGAAGGACCTCAACGTCACCGTCAGCGGCCTCGACCAGTTGCCGCCGCAGTACCGCCTGCGCCCGCTCGGCCAGTCTTGA
- a CDS encoding C69 family dipeptidase: protein MCDTLVLRSGGATWFAKNSDREPAEAQRLIRLPAVSGDSAATVRTSYLQIPQTANRHGVILSQPAWLWGAEMGVNDKGVAIGNEAVFTRLTQRDGEALLGMDLLRLGLERGGSAREALSVITELLERHGQGGPAGYRNKRMRYDNSYLISDRDEAWVLETAGRLWAAKKVERWAISNALSLGHEYDLASPNLEIQARRFGCWNGRGDFHFARAFDGRVLPWVAGAHQRRQLNEDFLAHCPAQVDWLALVVALRSHGHRGHHFNLHDNRQICLHAGSFWRPSQTTASLIARLDGDSPRLAATATSAPCLSMFQPLGFDERAGEGLLSRETDAVEDSLWWRFETVHQRALADPGFADALRAGHGWLETELLGALDRRTLDWPRLAAEGQAWHDAWHQLALQQAPRPSRWWRMNAVR, encoded by the coding sequence ATGTGCGACACCTTGGTATTGCGTAGCGGCGGGGCCACCTGGTTCGCCAAGAACAGCGACCGCGAACCCGCCGAAGCGCAACGCCTGATCCGCCTGCCCGCCGTCAGCGGCGACAGCGCGGCCACGGTGCGCACCAGCTACCTGCAGATCCCCCAGACCGCCAACCGCCACGGTGTCATCCTCAGCCAGCCTGCGTGGCTGTGGGGCGCCGAAATGGGCGTCAATGACAAGGGCGTGGCCATCGGCAACGAAGCCGTGTTCACCCGATTGACCCAGCGCGACGGTGAGGCCCTGCTCGGCATGGACTTGCTGCGTCTGGGCCTGGAGCGCGGCGGCAGCGCCCGCGAGGCTTTGTCAGTCATCACTGAACTACTGGAGCGCCACGGCCAGGGCGGCCCGGCCGGCTATCGCAACAAGCGTATGCGCTACGACAACAGCTACCTGATCTCCGACCGCGACGAAGCCTGGGTGCTGGAAACCGCCGGGCGACTGTGGGCGGCGAAGAAGGTCGAGCGCTGGGCCATCTCCAACGCCCTGAGCCTCGGCCACGAGTACGACCTCGCCAGCCCCAACCTGGAAATCCAGGCGCGCCGCTTCGGCTGCTGGAACGGCCGCGGCGACTTCCACTTTGCCCGTGCCTTCGATGGCCGCGTACTGCCCTGGGTGGCTGGTGCCCACCAGCGCCGCCAACTCAACGAAGACTTCCTCGCTCACTGCCCGGCTCAGGTCGACTGGCTGGCGCTGGTGGTTGCCCTGCGCAGCCACGGCCATCGTGGGCACCACTTCAATCTGCACGACAACCGGCAGATCTGCCTGCACGCCGGCAGCTTCTGGCGCCCCTCGCAGACCACCGCCAGCCTCATCGCCCGGCTCGACGGCGACTCTCCGCGCCTGGCCGCGACCGCGACCTCCGCACCCTGCCTGTCGATGTTCCAGCCGCTGGGCTTCGACGAGCGCGCCGGGGAAGGTCTGCTCAGCCGCGAGACCGACGCCGTTGAGGATTCGCTCTGGTGGCGCTTCGAAACCGTGCACCAGCGTGCCCTGGCCGACCCCGGCTTCGCCGACGCCCTGCGCGCCGGTCACGGCTGGCTGGAAACCGAGTTGCTCGGCGCCCTGGACCGGCGCACGCTGGATTGGCCGCGCCTCGCCGCCGAAGGCCAGGCCTGGCACGATGCCTGGCACCAGCTGGCGCTGCAGCAGGCGCCTCGCCCGTCGCGCTGGTGGCGGATGAACGCTGTGCGCTGA
- a CDS encoding flavin monoamine oxidase family protein encodes MNRSDVIVVGAGISGLTAAWRLAQAGRRVKVIEANKRVGGRTLNHRFASGEVVEVGGQWVGPTQERILSLLVELGLSTFPQWNQGDNLTLFGGRLRPYRGTIPKFPPHVLLDVLQAHVRLDRMAREIPLGDPSLHPKAPQWDSLTFAEWLRRNVRTSTGRKVFELMCGAVFAASPHDLSFLHVLFYIHGGTNLDTVLGVEGGAQQDRILGGSQRISETLAERIGDVHTGEPVRAVRQDGSRVELVTDRGTHQASHVIFAIPPTQLLRITQDPLLPSWRDQLLQRLPQGAVIKCMALYDKPFWREKGLSGQATSETGPVRLTFDNSVPDSGRGVLLGFIEGDEARQWNARPAGDRRGQVLDCFARYFGEQALQPVDYVDKSWAEEPFARGCYAALFPPGLWSSGAARLREPYGRLHFAGTETATRWMGYFDGAVEAGERAAREVLGAREDHGEEDYVRHLGIA; translated from the coding sequence ATGAATCGCAGTGATGTGATCGTGGTGGGCGCCGGTATTTCGGGGCTGACTGCGGCCTGGCGTCTGGCGCAAGCCGGGCGGCGGGTGAAAGTGATCGAGGCCAACAAGCGCGTCGGTGGGCGCACCCTCAACCATCGCTTCGCCAGCGGCGAAGTGGTCGAAGTGGGCGGGCAGTGGGTCGGCCCGACCCAGGAGCGTATCCTTTCCCTGCTGGTCGAACTCGGCCTGTCGACCTTTCCGCAATGGAACCAGGGCGACAACCTCACGCTTTTCGGCGGCCGACTCAGGCCGTATCGCGGCACCATCCCGAAGTTTCCTCCCCACGTTCTGCTCGATGTCCTTCAGGCCCATGTCCGCCTGGACCGCATGGCGCGGGAAATTCCGCTGGGCGACCCCAGCCTGCATCCCAAGGCGCCCCAGTGGGACAGCCTCACCTTCGCCGAGTGGCTGCGGCGCAACGTGCGGACCTCCACCGGGCGCAAGGTCTTCGAGCTGATGTGCGGCGCCGTGTTTGCAGCGAGTCCCCATGACCTCTCGTTTCTCCATGTCCTCTTTTATATCCACGGCGGCACCAACCTCGACACCGTGCTCGGCGTCGAAGGCGGCGCCCAGCAGGACCGCATCCTCGGCGGCTCCCAGCGGATCAGTGAGACCCTGGCCGAGCGCATCGGCGACGTCCATACCGGCGAACCCGTGCGCGCCGTGCGCCAGGACGGCAGCCGCGTCGAGCTGGTGACTGACCGCGGCACGCACCAGGCCAGCCATGTCATCTTCGCCATCCCGCCAACGCAACTGCTGCGCATCACCCAGGACCCGCTGTTGCCCAGCTGGCGCGACCAGCTCCTGCAACGGCTGCCGCAAGGCGCGGTGATCAAGTGCATGGCGCTCTACGACAAACCCTTCTGGCGCGAGAAGGGCCTCTCCGGCCAGGCCACCAGCGAAACCGGCCCGGTGCGCCTGACTTTCGACAACAGCGTCCCCGATTCCGGACGCGGCGTGCTGCTGGGCTTCATCGAAGGCGACGAGGCGCGGCAATGGAACGCCCGGCCCGCCGGTGACCGCCGTGGCCAGGTGCTGGACTGCTTCGCCCGCTACTTCGGCGAGCAGGCATTGCAACCGGTGGATTACGTGGACAAGTCCTGGGCCGAAGAGCCCTTCGCCCGCGGCTGCTATGCGGCCTTGTTCCCACCGGGCCTGTGGAGCAGCGGCGCGGCGCGCCTGCGCGAACCCTACGGACGTCTGCACTTCGCCGGCACCGAAACGGCGACGCGCTGGATGGGCTATTTCGACGGGGCCGTGGAGGCCGGGGAGCGCGCCGCGCGGGAAGTGCTCGGCGCGCGGGAAGATCACGGGGAGGAAGATTATGTGCGACACCTTGGTATTGCGTAG
- the rimI gene encoding ribosomal protein S18-alanine N-acetyltransferase: protein MSDAVSFRPMTEADLDAVLKIEYAAFSHPWTRGTFADGLKSYECWVMFEGSQQVGHGVIQLILDEAHLLNITVKPESQGRGLGLALLEHLMKRAHEKGGVECFLEVRASNGPAYRLYERYGFNEIGRRRDYYPAVGGREDALVMACTLVD from the coding sequence ATGAGCGACGCTGTTTCCTTCCGCCCGATGACCGAGGCGGACCTCGATGCCGTACTCAAGATCGAATACGCCGCCTTCAGCCACCCCTGGACGCGCGGTACCTTCGCCGACGGCCTGAAGAGCTACGAATGCTGGGTGATGTTCGAAGGCAGCCAGCAGGTCGGCCACGGCGTGATCCAGCTGATCCTCGATGAGGCGCACCTGCTCAACATCACGGTGAAGCCGGAAAGCCAGGGGCGTGGCCTTGGACTGGCGCTGCTGGAGCACCTGATGAAGCGTGCCCACGAGAAGGGCGGGGTGGAATGCTTCCTCGAAGTCCGCGCCTCCAACGGCCCGGCCTACCGCCTCTACGAGCGCTACGGCTTCAACGAAATCGGCCGCCGCCGCGATTACTACCCGGCAGTCGGCGGTCGTGAAGACGCGCTGGTGATGGCCTGCACGCTGGTCGATTGA
- a CDS encoding energy transducer TonB: protein MIEEARRRAYLGAMQVASWLPRVVLPFAAPSRPELLEPPAPIVAEPMAAAPAAAAREAAAPVAAPAPAPVTAGEPGSIAARLLPKVGAQAKPAAPVKVEESTEAEAEPAVRAPVAPPPRFALQLLRAGECILLVELPTGEPLASRDPAYLLLKDLLRAAGLPDSPQLMGEPVRWPLFSRGNMDQGPQAAREFVQGFVAARLEEGAPCSCLWLVGMPAVRFAGEGDEESLLRELQVEGLGVAWALPGLERLAEEPTLKADLWRAMRRVRQRWMSQTPA from the coding sequence TTGATCGAAGAAGCCCGTCGCCGCGCCTACCTTGGCGCCATGCAGGTCGCCAGCTGGCTGCCGCGCGTGGTGCTGCCGTTCGCCGCCCCGTCGCGCCCGGAGCTGCTGGAACCCCCCGCGCCCATCGTCGCCGAGCCTATGGCTGCTGCGCCCGCCGCGGCTGCACGCGAGGCCGCCGCTCCGGTTGCTGCACCCGCGCCCGCGCCGGTCACGGCCGGCGAGCCCGGCTCTATCGCCGCGCGCCTGCTGCCCAAGGTCGGCGCCCAGGCCAAGCCGGCCGCGCCGGTCAAGGTTGAGGAATCGACCGAAGCGGAAGCCGAGCCGGCCGTCCGCGCGCCAGTCGCCCCGCCGCCGCGTTTCGCCCTGCAATTGCTGCGCGCCGGTGAATGCATCCTGCTGGTCGAACTGCCCACCGGCGAGCCGCTGGCCAGCCGTGACCCGGCCTACCTGCTGCTGAAGGACCTGCTGCGCGCCGCCGGCCTGCCGGACAGCCCGCAACTGATGGGCGAGCCCGTACGCTGGCCGCTGTTCTCCCGCGGCAATATGGACCAGGGCCCGCAAGCCGCCCGCGAGTTCGTCCAGGGTTTCGTCGCCGCGCGGCTGGAGGAGGGCGCCCCGTGCTCCTGTCTGTGGCTGGTCGGCATGCCTGCCGTGCGTTTCGCCGGCGAAGGCGATGAAGAGTCCCTGCTGCGCGAGCTGCAGGTCGAAGGCCTGGGCGTAGCCTGGGCGCTGCCGGGCCTGGAACGCCTGGCCGAAGAACCCACTTTGAAAGCCGACCTCTGGCGCGCCATGCGCCGGGTGCGGCAACGCTGGATGAGTCAGACCCCTGCATGA
- a CDS encoding DUF6160 family protein: MKTARPSSRLLVPLLLLAAATAHGEMRGLDDSEMADVSGQDGVSLSVNFNLAANTADTRCTGGCGARLAIQPLNSTGYIVLDNIKGTFSFDGMSIDMVTINNGFNGDGALFNRQAMKVGLTNASASNLQFTLGGSNQGKVSGSGLQQTNLLTYQATGAVKLTGNVYVFGTP, translated from the coding sequence GTGAAAACCGCACGCCCTTCGAGCCGACTCCTGGTCCCCCTGTTGCTGCTCGCTGCCGCCACCGCCCACGGCGAGATGCGCGGCCTGGATGACAGCGAAATGGCCGACGTCAGTGGCCAGGACGGTGTCAGCCTGAGCGTCAATTTCAACCTTGCCGCCAACACCGCCGATACCCGCTGCACCGGCGGCTGCGGTGCGCGACTGGCGATCCAGCCGCTCAACAGCACCGGCTACATCGTGCTGGACAACATCAAGGGCACCTTCAGCTTCGACGGCATGTCCATCGACATGGTGACCATCAACAACGGCTTCAATGGTGACGGCGCGCTGTTCAACCGCCAGGCCATGAAGGTTGGCCTGACCAACGCCAGCGCCAGCAACCTGCAATTCACCCTGGGCGGCTCCAACCAGGGCAAGGTATCCGGCAGCGGCCTGCAGCAGACCAACCTGCTGACCTACCAGGCCACTGGCGCGGTCAAGCTCACCGGCAACGTCTACGTCTTCGGCACCCCGTAA